A single genomic interval of Penicillium psychrofluorescens genome assembly, chromosome: 2 harbors:
- a CDS encoding uncharacterized protein (ID:PFLUO_002339-T1.cds;~source:funannotate) translates to MTMVMENQNRQYGGMSFENVYHHTPPQFTDPWTAAHTSSHSTPPVYATSMGNSNNIPLNAVKQDEVSRSAGMSMPYPSIPVSAPSMVPGSNYPPANYGPGPEVMGMQHEVPRTTFEQGPTYTTAPPPLSSFAPPSYAPVSYAPVHPSQPQDARRISHSDARGQPPTGPTFGDALDASRGMVALSQDLTPRNIYGPRGGRGSADSYGFPSTHSSASSISSGGNYPYYSASVGSVDSSVTDYSSTTSESYESRTLPRPTSLLAGSAPPGPQSMMSQFSSKMPSNTQKKHKCKVCDKRFTRPSSLQTHMYSHTGEKPFACDVPGCGRHFSVVSNLRRHKKVHKGEKDASGDDDE, encoded by the exons ATGACGATGGTCATGGAAAACCAGAACCGCCAATATGGCGGCATGAGCTTCGAGAATGTCTACCACCACACTCCTCCGCAGTTCACCGATCCTTGGACCGCCGCGCACACCTCGTCGCACTCGACCCCCCCAGTCTACGCGACCTCGATGGGCAACAGCAATAACATCCCCCTCAACGCCGTCAAGCAGGATGAAGTGAGCCGCTCCGCCGGCATGTCGATGCCCTACCCCAGCATCCCCGTGTCCGCGCCGTCCATGGTGCCTGGGAGCAACTACCCGCCTGCCAATTATGGGCCGGGCCCCGAGGTGATGGGCATGCAACACGAGGTGCCGCGAACCACTTTCGAGCAGGGTCCAACCTACACTactgcgccgccgcccttgagcagcttTGCACCCCCGAGTTATGCGCCCGTCAGCTACGCCCCAGTGCACCCGTCGCAGCCTCAGGACGCTCGTCGCATTTCGCATTC TGATGCCCGCGGACAGCCTCCGACAGGTCCCACCTTTGGTGATGCCCTCGACGCCAGCCGTGGTATGGTGGCTCTCAGCCAGGACCTGACGCCGCGCAACATCTACGGCCCCCGTGGCGGGCGCGGCTCAGCCGACTCGTACGGATTCCCCTCGACCCATTCGTCtgcctcgtccatctcgtccGGCGGCAACTACCCCTACTACAGCGCCTCGGTGGGCTCCGTCGACTCCTCCGTGACCGACTACAGCTCGACTACTTCGGAGTCGTACGAGTCGCGGACACTGCCGCGGCCCACCAGTCTCCTGGCCGGCAGCGCGCCCCCAGGCCCGCAGTCGATGATGAGCCAGTTCAGCTCCAAGATGCCCTCCAACACgcagaagaagcacaagTGCAAGGTTTGCGACAAGCGGTTCACGCGCCCGTCTTCGTTGCAGACGCACATGTACAGCCATACGGGCGAGAAGC CATTTGCGTGCGACGTTCCAGGCTGTGGGCGACACTTCTCCGTTGTCTCGAACTTGCGCCGGCACAAGAAGGTGCacaagggcgagaaagaCGCctccggcgacgacgacgagtaa
- a CDS encoding uncharacterized protein (ID:PFLUO_002340-T1.cds;~source:funannotate), with protein MSPPPPSTCDILVVGGGNAGFCAALAAAEGSPRSRVVIVDKCPSSWVGGNSYFTAGAFRTAHAGLHDLLPLVNNTTPEQAARIDIPVYSEADFMHDMQRVTGGRTEPPLAKALVGESRAAVGWLAKNGVRFQLSFNRQAYEVNGRIKFWGGMALKTQDGGKGLIEDHMRAAARAGIQVVFDTAATKLVTCPESGAVLGVEVVTGGTTQKHQRMTIRARAVVLAAGGFEANAQQRAQYLGPGWDAARVRGTPYNTGDVLALAQRDAAAKTIGNWSGCHCTAWDADAPAHAGDREVSNEFTKSGYPLGIMVNRDGARFADEGFDMRNYTYAMIGRRILQQPGQVAFQVWDSRTISWLREEEYRPEVTKHITGNTIEELADRCAEAGLQDRQRFVQTVKEFNAAVPSDAEATRRWDPAVKDGLATKGLVVPKSNWALRVDKPPFLAVRVTAGITFTFGGLAVNPENSAVLSNVTGAEIPGLYAVGEMVGGIFHDNYPGGSGLTSGAVFGRRAGKAAAQVASQRGTGTTASARL; from the coding sequence ATGTCCCCCCCGCCACCAAGCACCTgcgacatcctcgtcgtagGCGGTGGCAACGCAGGCTTCTGCGCCGcgctcgccgccgctgaAGGCTCACCGCGTTCTcgcgtcgtcatcgtcgacaAATGCCCGTCCTCATGGGTGGGAGGGAACAGCTACTTCACAGCGGGCGCCTTCCGCACCGCGCACGCGGGCCTACACGACCTCCTCCCGCTGGTGAACAATACCACCCCCGAGCAGGCCGCGCGCATCGATATCCCCGTCTACTCAGAAGCGGACTTCATGCACGACATGCAGCGCGTGACGGGCGGGCGCACTGAGCCCCCGCTGGCAAAGGCGCTTGTCGGCGAGAGTcgcgccgccgtcggctgGCTAGCTAAGAACGGCGTGCGCTTCCAGCTCTCCTTCAATCGCCAGGCGTACGAGGTCAACGGCCGCATCAAGTTCTGGGGCGGCATGGCGCTCAAGACGCAGGATGGCGGAAAGGGTTTAATCGAGGATCATATGCGTGCGGCGGCGCGCGCCGGCATCCAGGTCGTCTTTGATACTGCCGCGACGAAGCTGGTGACTTGTCCCGAGAGCGGTGCTGTGCTCGGCGTGGAGGTTGTGACCGGTGGCACCACGCAAAAGCATCAGAGGATGACGATCCGCGCCCGCgccgtcgtcctcgccgcggGCGGCTTCGAGGCCAATGCCCAGCAGCGCGCACAGTACCTCGGTCCCGGTTGGGACGCCGCCCGCGTGCGCGGAACCCCCTATAACACGGGCGACGTGCTGGCCCTGGCTCAGCGCGACGCCGCAGCCAAGACGATTGGCAACTGGTCCGGGTGCCACTGCACGGCGTGGGATGCCGATGCGCCGGCGCATGCGGGCGACCGCGAGGTGTCGAACGAGTTCACCAAGTCCGGATATCCGCTGGGGATCATGGTGAACCGCGACGGGGCGCGGTTCGCAGACGAAGGCTTCGATATGCGCAACTACACCTACGCGATGATCGGGCGGCGCATCCTCCAGCAGCCGGGCCAGGTTGCCTTCCAGGTGTGGGATTCACGGACGATCTCGTGGTTGCGCGAGGAGGAGTATCGGCCCGAGGTCACGAAGCATATCACCGGGAATaccatcgaggagctggcggatCGCTGTGCGGAGGCGGGCTTGCAGGATCGCCAGCGGTTTGTGCAGACGGTCAAGGAGTTTAACGCCGCCGTGCCCTCGGACGCGGAGGCAACGCGCCGCTGGGATCCGGCCGTCAAGGACGGTCTGGCCACCAAGGGCCTCGTTGTGCCCAAGTCCAACTGGGCTCTGCGAGTGGATAAGCCTCCTTTCCTGGCGGTGCGTGTCACGGCCGGTATCACGTTTACCTTTGGTGGCCTCGCTGTGAACCCGGAGAACTCTGCCGTTCTCTCCAACGTCACTGGCGCCGAGATCCCCGGGCTGTATGCTGTTGGCGAGATGGTCGGCGGCATCTTCCATGACAACTACCCCGGCGGAAGTGGATTGACATCTGGAGCTGTGTTCGGGCGCCGGGCTGGCAAGGCTGCGGCACAGGTTGCGAGCCAAAGGGGGACGGGGACTACTGCCTCTGCCCGACTGTGA
- a CDS encoding uncharacterized protein (ID:PFLUO_002341-T1.cds;~source:funannotate) — translation MGLFKKSPDGDEESSRRALFSSRSKNKSPAPISNPISNPYAQPAPMDPYTKAKISAGVAPPPQPSQNAGMSGPPGPQPNPTDKKYGGYAPNQYGNQGGYGSNRFGDPSAGAGPATTAAAAPSRYGAGGYGGLGSSDPNDPAAAAQRNELFGGARDRVQQNPPGPGAPPPYTDDQSNTYGGGSNEYSMSTFQDRQLTAEEEEEAGIQDTKQEIRFVKQGDVASTRNALRAAQQAEETGRSTLARLGGQSETIHDTEKSLDMASIESRLAQEKARELKTLNKSMFAVHVNNPFTSSQRRRDRDERILNTHREERGLREDTRAEAYQTNSRMERTFRDIDKEAAKVAKGRKANVTERAKYQFEADSEDEAMEDEIEQNLDLLGGAAGRLNGLAKATGRELDEQNRHLDRIMGKSDFVDDQIAMNRAKLDRIH, via the exons ATGGGGCTCTTCAAGAAATCAccagatggcgatgaggaaTCATCCCGCCGGGCCCTGTTCAGCTCCCGGTCGAAGAACAAGAGCCCAGCGCCGATTTCGAATCCGATCTCGAATCCCTATGCCCAACCCGCGCCGATGGACCCGTACACAAAAGCCAAGATCAGCGCCGGCGTGGCTCCCCCCCCTCAGCCCAGCCAGAATGCCGGCATGAGTGGTCCCCCGGGACCCCAACCAAATCCGACCGACAAGAAGTACGGCGGCTACGCTCCCAATCAGTACGGCAACCAGGGTGGATATGGAAGCAATCGGTTTGGCGATCCCagtgctggcgctggccctgctactactgctgctgctgcaccatCTCGCTACGGTGCGGGTGGCTATGGAGGACTGGGCAGCTCCGACCCCAACGACCCCGCGGCCGCAGCCCAACGGAACGAACTTTTCGGTGGTGCTAGAGATCGGGTACAGCAGAACCCACCGGGCCCTGGCGCACCACCGCCATACACGGACGATCAGTCGAATACCTATGGAGGCGGCAGCAACGAGTACAGCATGTCGACCTTCCAGGACCGACAGCTCACcgcggaagaggaggaagaagcgggTATCCAGGACACCAAGCAGGAGATCCGCTTCGTTAAGCAGGGAGACGTTGCGTCCACCCGGAACGCCCTTCGTGCTGCCCAGCAGGCTGAGGAAACCGGGCGGTCCACACTAGCCCGCCTTGGGGGCCAGAGCGAGACGATCCACGATACCGAGAAGAGCCTCGACATGGCGTCGATTGAGAGCCGGCTTGCCCAGGAGAAAGCGCGGGAGCTCAAGACTCTCAACAAGAGCATGTTCGCCGTACATGTCAACAACCCGTTCACCAGCAGCCAGCGTCGGCGAGATCGCGATGAGCGCATCCTCAACACCCACCGCGAGGAACGTGGTCTGCGTGAAGACACCCGGGCCGAGGCGTATCAGACCAACTCCCGGATGGAGCGGACATTCCGTGATATTGACAAGGAGGCAGCGAAGGTGGCGAAGGGACGCAAGGCCAATGTCACGGAGCGTGCTAAGTACCAGTTCGAGGCGgacagcgaggacgaggcgatggaggatgagattgagCAAAACTTGGATCTTCTCGGAGGAGCCGCGGGCCGGTTGAACGGGCTTGCTAAAGCGACGGGCCgcgagctggacgagcaGAACAGGCATCTGGATCGTATCATGGGCAAG AGCGACTTCGTCGACGACCAGATTGCCATGAACCGGGCCAAGCTGGACCGCATCCATTAA
- a CDS encoding uncharacterized protein (ID:PFLUO_002342-T1.cds;~source:funannotate), which produces MDADHVRDKARRDLLGLLEGVRGKKNLVISQDLAGPVGLFIKFSVLQEYGVDRVFLLENANIDSSQRHVVFLVRGEKAQHVGIVAEQIKRLRNSSNVEHEFSIFFAPRRTLVSNAVMEEAGITGDVNVAEFPLYFMPLEQDVLSLELNDAFSDLYLHKDPGCIFLAAKALMEIQQRHGYFPRIVGKGDNARRLADMLLRMRKELDAEESSGLAGPSSRGLLPSADTENLIIIDRDVDFGTPLLTQLTYEGLIDEYVGIKHNQADVDTSIVGQAPQSQESSKAPQPPKPGLKRKIQLDASDQLFSQLRDTNFAIVGDILNKVARRLETEYESRHTAKTTGELREFVNRLPTYQLEHQSLRIHTNLAEEIMRLTRSETFRKLLEVQQNDAAGADPTYQHETIEELIARDVPIKNVLRLLCLESCMSGGLRPRDLENFKRQVIQAYGHQHLLTFWALEKMELLQPRSSATTMLLPTTSGAHAGTKTNYGYLRKNLRLVIEEVSEKDPNDISYVYSGFAPLSVRLVQCVLQKPYMLSLIKGGSPAASMNAASTASPGWLGFEDVVKSARGSTFSVVQKGDDKAVRARQTLSGSHATKTVYVFFLGGITFTEIAALRFIAAQEAPRRKIVICTTGIISGDRIMEAAVEKDSFAPAE; this is translated from the exons atggacgccgaCCACGTCAGGGACAAGGCGCGGCGTGACCTGCTGGGCCTCCTGGAAGGT GTTcgaggcaagaagaacctcGTTATCAGCCAGGATCTGGCCGGTCCAGTAGGGCTGTTCATCAAGTTCTCCGTGCTGCAGGAGTACGGCGTGGACCGGGTGTTCCTGCTGGAAAACGCCAACATTGACTCGTCCCAACGCCACGTTGTATTCCTGGTCCGTGGCGAAAAGGCGCAGCATGTGGGCATCGTCGCCG AACAAATCAAACGACTGCGGAACAGCAGCAATGTGGAACATGAgttctccatcttctttgCGCCCAGAAGGACGCTCGTCAGCAATGCCGTCATGGAGGAGGCCGGCATCACTGGGGATGTCAATGTCGCCGAATTTCCACTCTATTTTATGCCATTGGAGCAAGACGTCTTGTCCCTAGAGCTGAATGATGCTTTTAGCGACCTGTACTTG CACAAAGACCCGGGCTgcatcttcttggccgccAAGGCTTTGATGGAAATCCAACAAAGACATGGCTATTTTCCTCGGATTGTGGGCAAGGGCGACAATGCACGCCGGCTGGCAGATATGTTATTGCGGATGAGGAAAGAGCTCGACGCAGAGGAAAGCTCCGGGTTGGCAGGTCCCTCTTCGAGAGGACTTCTGCCTAGCGCGGATACAGAAAACCTGATTATCATTGACCGAGATGTGGACTTCGGGACTCCACTTCTCACGCAACTCACCTACGAAGGACTCATTGATGAATATGTCGGCATCAAACACAATCAAGCCGATGTGGATACAAGTATTGTCGGGCAAGCCCCGCAGTCCCAGGAATCGTCGAAGGCACCACAGCCGCCTAAACCGGGCTTGAAAAGAAAGATCCAACTTGATGCATCCGATCAGCTATTCAGCCAACTGCGGGACACAAATTTCGCCATCGTGGGAGATATTTTGAACAAGGTAGCCCGCCGCTTGGAAACCGAGTACGAGAGCCGACACACGGCAAAAACAACTGGAGAACTTCGCGAGTTCGTGAATAGATTACCGACATACCAGCTGGAGCACCAGAGCTTGAGGATCCACACCAACCTCGCCGAGGAAATCATGAGGCTTACCCGCTCAGAGACTTTCCGCAAGCTGCTGGAAGTCCAGCAGAACGATGCTGCCGGCGCAGACCCGACATATCAACATGAGACGATCGAAGAGCTCATTGCTCGCGATGTCCCTATAAAGAATGTACTCCGGCTGCTGTGCCTAGAGTCATGCATGTCCGGCGGCCTCCGTCCACGAGACCTGGAGAACTTCAAACGACAAGTCATCCAGGCTTACGGCCATCAACATCTCCTCACTTTCTGGGCACTGGAAAAGATGGAGCTCCTCCAGCCGCGCTCTTCCGCGACAACCATGCTCCTACCAACGACCTCCGGCGCCCACGCAGGCACCAAGACCAATTACGGGTACCTGCGGAAAAATCTACGGCTGGTGATCGAGGAAGTTAGCGAAAAGGACCCCAATGATATTTCCTATGTGTACAGCGGTTTCGCGCCACTCAGCGTGCGCCTGGTTCAATGCGTGCTACAGAAACCTTACATGCTCTCTCTCATCAAGGGCGGCTCACCTGCCGCTTCGATGAATGCTGCTAGCACGGCCTCACCGGGCTGGCTCGGTTTCGAGGACGTGGTCAAGAGCGCGCGTGGGTCCACCTTTAGCGTTGTCCAGAAAGGTGACGACAAGGCTGTCCGGGCGAGACAAACTCTCAGCGGCAGTCATGCCACCAAGACCGTGTATGTTTTCTTCCTTGGCGGCATCACATTCACGGAGATTGCGGCGTTGCGGTTTATTGCTGCGCAGGAGGCTCCGCGTCGCAAGATCGTCATTTGCACGACGGGGATTATCAGTGGGGATCGGATTATGGAGGCGGCTGTTGAGAAGGACAGCTTCGCCCCAGCGGAGTAA
- a CDS encoding uncharacterized protein (ID:PFLUO_002343-T1.cds;~source:funannotate), translating to MDGLLTAVNTVKRDAVTPLVTSSESAHRQRSVHTSDLYSDHHDLSSDEIINLLRSNPDREQLPAILAALDPFNKSSKAKDVDIRIPNPTTAQILQVLVSATIPDHWGSLDAKERKSKDSKTRAALLRCLSSVAGLGSIVAQVRSLTAAARGSVKEAQGSGSQLVIQDILTVLAALLEPEDFLSRLYADISVVYDHKTRQQAAWRELASLVAAGRILSTAAEALTLVDDSKPLSSISWVGNGSQYGLWLGGNVCHLVSKLKPEDENAWGFAAFLLGRALSLGYTDQLVRKIYSGLLIEPSIPDHFGMLLDHLRPSEQLVVVEAIFRDVQKKHFSEELAGTITQPFTPDEIVNGVAALCAIVIGNRPFLKSQVLDWLSKSQGGSIQTLGLRRALLATLATQEDALRSLLTRSLEQFGDKFHIKHVPIITQNANAQLILLAAGHLHRQTPTQLKEIGRTGIFLNSVSNRLAASSNRARFLGMIVGTGMSRLIEEPGKAMEFDLEEMRGEEAHRYLNLITVHDQVGSLESIKSIRDLRQLPQPKATRSKRAPQAKGRPQTGKIVAIEEIDDSDEETDEDEDLVPYEKPDADASDSDEDPTLVQRNKPTAPVYIRDLITYLRDTENIERYHLAIATAPSLIRRKTGFGTELIEQTEELALILVGLQNDSNAPQFHECRLQSMIALIVSQPLKMGRWFTAIYFDGDLSQVQRSAILTALGLSAREIAGNGDDDARMLGLPAKGDTSFPSKRLAPALEAVYSSTPTESPIATLTREMSRASLQPLAADAADAITGPNALKVRTFSSRMEVEKKRQERDAQRQKSIVKDLHKVLAEGFFYPLQGRFEVMMLQISSSSASSYNPFFIPHLLTLFLQTLSLILTTAGPHTPFLAGLTQETLPLLLSLHSTNASSEPTVTAALLSLFLAVIDLNVASGSNGEERLVTEYATQVIELREWASQVFDRMPPAPKSDAKDDPQEQMRTLAAGVMVRTGEVMERYQGRLMGVNAGFKY from the exons ATGGATGGTCTGTTGACTGCCGTCAATACTGTTAAGAGAGACGCAGTGACGCCCTTGGTGACCTCATCAGAGTCAGCTCATCGGCAGAGGTCTGTTCACACATCAGATTTATATTCTGATCATCATGATCTATCATCAGACGAGATCATAAACTTATTGCGGTCTAACCCAGACCGCGAACAGCTTCCCGCTATTTTGGCAGCCCTTGATCCATTCAACAAATCTTCCAAAGCAAAGGATGTCGATATCAGGATCCCCAATCCGACCACAGCCCAGATCCTTCAAGTTTTAGTCAGCGCTACGATACCTGACCACTGGGGATCGTTGGATGcaaaggagagaaagagcaaaGACAGCAAAACTCGAGCAGCATTATTGAGATGTCTCAGCAGTGTGGCCGGTCTGGGGTCCATCGTGGCCCAGGTACGGTCTCTAACGGCCGCAGCTCGCGGCTCGGTCAAAGAAGCTCAAGGCTCGGGTAGTCAACTTGTCATTCAAGATATTCTTACCGTCCTTGCTGCCTTGTTGGAGCCTGAAGACTTCTTGTCTCGTCTATATGCAGACATTTCAGTCGTCTATGATCACAAGACCCGGCAGCAAGCGGCCTGGAGAGAGCTCGCCTCACTCGTTGCTGCGGGTCGAATTCTATCCACGGCAGCGGAGGCACTCACTCTCGTGGATGATTCGAAGCCCCTATCATCAATCTCCTGGGTTGGAAATGGCTCTCAATATGGATTGTGGCTTGGCGGCAATGTCTGTCATCTGGTCTCGAAGCTGAAACCCGAGGACGAAAATGCCTGGGGCTTTGCCGCTTTTCTCCTTGGTCGGGCATTAAGTCTTGGATACACAG ACCAGTTGGTTAGGAAGATCTACTCGGGACTCTTGATCGAACCTTCTATCCCAGACCACTTTGGCATGCTTCTAGACCATCTCAGGCCGTCTGAGCAGCTTGTAGTTGTTGAAGCTATTTTCCGTGATGTACAAAAGAAACATTTCTCGGAAGAATTAGCGGGTACAATCACCCAGCCATTTACTCCAGATGAGATCGTCAACGGGGTAGCAGCCTTATGTGCGATCGTCATCGGCAATCGCCCGTTTTTGAAAAGTCAAGTATTGGACTGGCTCTCGAAAAGCCAAGGTGGTTCAATACAAACACTAGGGCTGCGACGGGCTCTCTTAGCTACTCTTGCTACCCAGGAGG ATGCGCTCAGGTCTCTTCTCACACGCAGTCTGGAACAATTTGGTGATAAGTTCCACATCAAACATGTCCCGATCATAACACAGAATG CAAACGCTCAATTAATCCTTTTGGCTGCGggtcatcttcatcgccaaACTCCAACCCAACTGAAGGAAATAGGGCGAACAGGGATCTTCCTTAATTCAGTCTCTAATCGTCTTGCGGCATCTTCAAACAGAGCACGATTCTTAGGCATGATTGTTGGAACAGGGATGTCTAGACTCATCGAAGAACCGGGCAAGGCGATGGAGTTTGACCTGGAAGAGATgagaggagaagaggcgCATCGGTACTTGAACCTAATCACAGTCCATGATCAGGTAGGATCATTGGAGTCCATCAAGTCAATTCGTGACCTACGTCAACTCCCGCAACCGAAAGCTACCCGTTCCAAACGTGCGCCGCAGGCAAAGGGTCGCCCACAAACAGGCAAGATCGTGGCtatcgaggagattgatgacAGTGATGAGGAAACAGATGAGGACGAAGACCTAGTCCCATATGAAAAACCCGACGCCGATGCCTCTGATTCGGATGAGGATCCTACTTTGGTCCAACGAAACAAGCCTACAGCGCCAGT GTACATCCGTGATCTCATCACCTACCTCCGAGATACTGAAAATATCGAGCGCTATCACCTCGCCATCGCTACTGCACCGTCCTTGATCCGCCGCAAAACGGGGTTTGGAACCGAACTCATCGAACAGACAGAGGAGTTGGCGCTCATTCTTGTTGGTCTGCAAAACGACAGCAATGCCCCACAGTTTCACGAGTGCCGTCTTCAAAGCATGATTGCATTGATCGTGTCCCAGCCACTAAAGATGGGCCGTTGGTTCACTGCCATCTACTTCGACGGCGATCTTTCTCAGGTGCAACGGTCTGCCATCCTCACGGCCCTGGGTTTGAGTGCTCGCGAGATAGCCGGCAacggagatgatgatgctcGAATGCTGGGTCTGCCAGCTAAAGGGGATACATCATTCCCATCCAAGCGTCTGGCTCCTGCCCTTGAAGCAGTCTACTCGAGCACACCCACCGAGTCCCCTATCGCAACTCTCACAAGAGAAATGTCTCGGGCTTCCCTTCAACcgctcgccgccgacgcagCAGATGCCATCACGGGACCGAATGCGCTCAAAGTGCGCACCTTCTCGTCCCGCATGGAagtggagaagaagcgccaGGAGCGTGATGCGCAGCGCCAGAAGTCTATTGTCAAAGACCTACACAAGGTGCTGGCTGAAGGGTTCTTCTATCCCCTCCAAGGCCGGTTCGAGGTCATGATGCTACAAATTTCCTC ATCATCCGCTTCCTCATACaaccccttcttcatcccacatctcctcaccctcttcttGCAAACCCTATCCCTCATCCTCACAACGGCAGGCCCCCACACACCCTTCCTGGCAGGTCTAACACAGGAAACGCTCCCCTTGCTCCTCTCACTACACTCAACAAACGCATCGAGTGAACCAACCGTCACGGCGGCGTTACTCTCGCTCTTCCTAGCCGTGATAGATCTGAACGTCGCATCCGGGTCGAACGGCGAGGAACGCCTGGTCACCGAGTACGCGACGCAGGTGATTGAGTTGCGCGAATGGGCTTCTCAGGTCTTTGATCGGATGCCGCCGGCTCCGAAATCTGATGCCAAGGATGATCCGCAGGAGCAGATGCGCACCCTCGCTGCTGGGGTTATGGTCCGGACGGGGGAGGTAATGGAGCGATATCAGGGACGGTTGATGGGTGTTAACGCAGGATTCAAGTACTGA
- a CDS encoding uncharacterized protein (ID:PFLUO_002344-T1.cds;~source:funannotate) yields the protein MSTIDPQARWTYLYKALSKNGPLTDEDWEFGPETIATLESSKILVIGAGGLGCEILKNLALSGFKDIHVIDMDTIDISNLNRQFLFRQADIGKPKAEVAAAFVEKRVKGVKITPYVGKIQDKDEDYYMQFKIIICGLDSIEARRWINSTLIAMVDMENPESLKPLVDGGTEGFKGQSRVILPTLSSCIECQLDMHAPRPAVPLCTIATIPRQPQHCIEWAYQIAWQEKRKDEPFDSDDLEHISWVYNAALERGEQFHIHGVTFQMTQGVVKNIIPAIASTNAVIAASTTSEVLKIAASCNPYLDNYMMYAGEEGVYTYTFQAEKKSDCPVCGNLARKMEVDPNVTLGDFIESLGERAEAQLKKPSMRTEEKTLYQRFPPQLEEQTRPNLQLKLRDLVADGQEIAVSDPAYTIDFRYRLNFK from the exons ATGAGCACCATAGATCCACAAGCGCGATG GACATATCTCTACAAGGCCCTGAGCAAGAACGGGCCGCTCACCGATGAGGATTGGGAGTTTGGCCCTGAAACGATCGCTACCTTGGAGAGCTCCAAGATTCT GGTGAT CGGAGCGGGCGGATTGGGATGTGAGATTCTGAAGAACCTCGCACTGTCAGGTTTCAAGGACATTCATGTTATCGACATGG ACACGATCGACATCTCAAACTTGAATCGACAGTTTCTCTTCCGGCAGGCTGATATCGGCAAGCCTAAAGCCGAGGTTGCGGCAGCTTTCGTAGAGAAGCGGGTGAAGGGGGTCAAGATCACTCCCTACGTCGGCAAAATCCAAGACAAGGATGAGGATTACTACATGCAGTTCAAGATTATCATCTGCGGTCTGGACAGCATTGAAGCTCGACGCTGGATTAATTCCACCCTCATCGCAATGGTGGACATGGAGAACCCAGAGAGCCTGAAGCCACTGGTAGATGGAGGAACCGAAG GCTTCAAGGGCCAATCCCGTGTGATTCTACCTACTCTCTCGTCATGCATCGAGTGTCAACTCGATATGCATGCCCCTCGGCCGGCGGTGCCATTATGTACCATTGCCACTATTCCGCGTCAACCGCAGCACTGCATCGAATGGGCTTACCAGATTGCGTGGCAGGAGAAGCGGAAAGATGAACCTTTCGACAGCGACGACCTGGAACACATTTCATGGGTGTACAATGCTGCCCTGGAACGAGGAGAGCAATTCCATATCCACGGAGTGACTTTCCAGATGACGCAAGGTGTGgtgaagaacatcatccCAGCCATTGCATCGACCAATGCCGTGATTGCGGCGTCCACGACATCGGAGGTGCTCAAAATCGCAGCCTCGTGCAATCCGTACTTGGACAACTACATGATGTAcgctggcgaagaaggggTGTACACCTACACCTTCCAGGCGGAAAAGAAGTCTGATTGCCCTGTGTGCGGCAATCTTGCTCGCAAGATGGAGGTGGACCCGAACGTGACACTGGGAGACTTCATTGAGAGCCTTGGAGAGAGGGCGGAGGCACAGCTGAAGAAACCGAGCATGcggacagaggagaagacaTTGTACCAGCGCTTCCCGCCTcagctggaggagcagaccCGCCCGAATCTGCAACTCAAGCTGCGTGATTTGGTGGCCGATGGACAGGAGATTGCGGTCAGCGACCCGGCCTACACCATTGACTTCCGCTACAGGTTGAACTTCAAATAG